In the Gavia stellata isolate bGavSte3 chromosome 17, bGavSte3.hap2, whole genome shotgun sequence genome, TAaccccctccccgcacccccctGCCACATTCCCGCTGCCTAATGGCGGTACAGATAACGGTGTTTGTTAtcagccctgccacccccaccGGTGATAACACCCAGCCGCTGCTCCCCGCTGCTTCGCGGCCCTTCGCCCAGCCCTGGCCACCGACCCACCGCCCATGGCTACGGCAAGCCCACCCGGGGGGTCTCCAGCCAGCCAGCGCGCTCCTTCCCACCGGAGGAGGCTGCACATGGGTTATCCCGGAGCCGAGGACCACGCTGGGACCCCAGGGTGGCACTGAGGACTGCACGAGTGGAGCTGTCCCCACTGCCGGGGTGGCAAGGGGGTGACGGGGACCCTTCAGCCCCGCCAACGTCGCCGGTGGCTTTTTGGCGAAGCATTGCTTTGGCGGGACTGGAAAGGGTTACCTGTTCTCCTGCGCTACccacagaagacagaaatagCCACGATCGTTATTAATAGTGATCTTCGTTACCCGGGCTGGAACATCTCCCTTTGTAGCACTTTCTGGCAACACCAAGGGTCTAAttagcatttcttttatttccctattttattccatttattAGATGATAGGCTTAAGTAACGTCTTCATCAGGCTCGGTTTGTGTGGGGGTCCAGCCCTTCTTTAAACAAACTTCGGGTTTTAACTTAAATCAGCAGCCATCACATTTATGCCTCAAAATTTAGCAGCTTTTTATTCTACTTCTTCAAAGACCTGCTGGCCTTAGCACCTTACCCCGCGGGGTTAACGTGCCCCTTCCCAAGCGGACTGTCCCAGGTCATTGGAATGTTTTATTATTCATTATCTCCAGCCTGATTAAGCCCCGGTTTGGTCTCCCAGGCTTAGGGTCCCCTTTGGGCGGCTGGTGTGGTGGCCGGGTGCCCATCCCTGCGGGGTCCCGCTGCTCCCTGACCCGCACCCCCATTTCCCAGCTCCCCCCCACCGTagtgctccttttttttctaattttggaGACCCCCTCGAGCTGCCGCCCCATTTCAGCCACAGAATtgcccccccacaccccctctTTACACCGCTTTGCTGGCAAAAGGGACCCACTGCGCCGGCGGGGGGTCGCTGGGGGGGTTTTGCTCTTGCGTggctgtgcccccccagcctgcaTCCCTGCGGTTCCTTCACCGTGCCGGCGCTTGGGTTTTAACCTTGCCGTTTTCGCAGCCTGTTCCGCTCACGATTTACCTATTCCAACAGCGAAAGGCACCTCCGCTCCCCGGCTCCTTGCCCCAGCCCAAGCTCCCCCTCCGCGCTTTTCCCGGCCTCCCAGGGCACTGGCGGCTTTTCAGACTTTACTTTTTGCAAAGTCCCGCTCGGCTTCTCCAGTGCTTTTCCCTAAAGCTGTAATTGCGAGAGGTCAGCCCTGGCGGGACAACCCTGTCCCACGGCTCGGCCGTGCCCCACCGTGGCGGGGAgcttccctctgcctcctgctccctcccaatattttatttttgggaTTGTTCTTCTTTTGGCTCAGCTGAAGGCGGTGCTGCATTCGGCTCCTTTACCGGCCAGCGAAGCCTGCACAGAACTGTGATGCAGTGAGGGCTCCCCGTTGCCGTCCGGTCCTTCAGCAGCCGATGCCTTAAAATGGTCTTTTGTGGGCTGGGGGGGACTCCCGGAGCTCCCCATCCCCAGATTTTTGGTAAATGCATAAAGTTCTCCCCAGCACCTCATGCTTGAAATAGGGCCCCGGCAGTTTGGGAGCCTCCCGGTGCCACGACTGTTTGCAAAATGCAAAACCCTGGAAGCAAAATGTGAAACCCCCAAGTGCAAAATGCCAAACGCCAAACGCCAAATGCAACATCCCAAATGCCAAACGCCAAACGCCAACCCCGCCAAGtgcagcaccctgctgcaaaACGCCCAGTCCAACACTCCACATGTGAAATGCAAAACCCAAAGCGCAACACCCCGATGCAAAATGCCGAACGCAGCACCCCGAGGGTGAAATCCCAAATGCAAATTGGGACTTGCAGGGTGGTGGACCCCTGCCCAGCCCTCgagcccccctgccccgctgGGGCTGCTTCCCCGGGCCGCAGCACCGAACCCGGGCGCTGGCGGGGTGACCGAAATCCCCCGGGAGGCAGCTGCGCtgcggcggggggacgggggttATCTCAGGGGCTGACGCTTTGACACTTGGGTGAGAGCTTGGTAAAACCCCCCAGGAAGGAGCCAGAtggagggcggggggggagctGTGAAATTTCCCACGGGGGCTTCCCCCggtccatccatccatcctgtCCGTCCCATCAAGGAGgagggcggaggaggaggaggaaggggaggtaACGCGGTGGGATTCGTTGGGCCGGGCTCAGAGGGCCGGAGGAGCTCGGTGAGCGCGGGatgagctgagctgagccgaGCCCAGCGGCTGGCGGCATGGAGGAGGCGACGGATGCCTACGCCTACGGGGACAACGAGACGGAGTGCGAGTATGCCGAGTGGGGCCCCTCGCAGGCCCTGCTGCCCACCATCTACCTGCTGGTCTTCCTGCTGGGCACGGCGGGCAACGGGCTGGTCCTCTGGACCGTCTTCAAGGGTGGCCGGGACCGCCGGCGCTCGGCCGACACCTTCATCGCCAACCTGGCTGCCGCCGACCTCACCTTTGTGGCCACCCTACCGCTGTGGGCTGCCTACGCCTGGCTGGGCTACCACTGGCCCTTCGGCACGGCTGCCTGCAAAGTCAGCAGCTACCTGGTCTTCGTCAACATGTACGCCAGCGTCTTCTGCCTGACGGGGCTGAGCTTCGACCGCTACCTGGCCATCGTCCGGCCCCTGGCCACCGCCAAGCTGCGCTCACGGGTCAGCGGGCTGGTGGCCACGGTGGCCCTGTGGGCGCTGGCGGCTCTGCTGGCCCTGCCGGCCCTGGTGCTGCGGCGGGCGGCCGccctggggggggacaccaAGATCACCTGCTACATGGACTACGGAGGCCTGGCCGCCCCGGGGACGGAGGGCGCCTGggaggtggggctggggctctcCTCCACCGCCCTGGGCTTTGTGGCCCCCTTCGCCGTCATGCTGACCTGCTACTTCTTCATCGCCCGCACCGTGGCCAGCCACTTCCGCCGGGAGCGGGCCGAGGGGCCCCGCAAGCGCAAGCGCCTCCTCACCATCATCACGGTGCTGGTGGCCGCCTTTgggggctgctggctgccctTCCACCTGGTCAAGACCCTCTACGTCCTGATGGACCTGGAGGTGCTGCCGTGGTCCTGCGGCCTCCACGCCTTCCTCAACAACCTGCACCCCTACTGCACCTGCATCGCCTACGTCAACAGCTGCCTCAACCCCTTCCTCTACGCCTTCTTCGACCCCCGCTTCCGCCACGCCTGCGCCGCCCTCCTCTGCTGCCggacccccggccccgggaCGGAGCGCTCCGCCAGCTACTCCTCGGGGCACAGCCACCCCGCTGGCGGCAAGGGGGGGCCGGTCCCGGGGGGCAAGCTGGACCCCGCCACCCAGGAGACGCTCTTCCGCGCCTAACCCCCCCCGTCCACCCCCGGTGCCCCCTGAGCTGGTCTCCTTGGGGGgaccccaccacctcctcctcgcCCCGGAGCCTGGCTTGCTTTGGGGACCCCCCCGCTGGAAAGCCCTGCTTGCAggaaggggaaactgaggcaggggctgggcagacCCTGGGAGGAGCCCCTGCGGGGCTCGGGCAGGGGCGGCTCCCCCTGGCACCCGCAGGGCTTTGTATTTTGTgacaaataaatgaattttgGTTAAAAAAGGAGCAGGGTGTGCATAGTTCCCTCtggggggatggggaggaagtGGGGTTGGGGGGGACACGGTGTGGGGTGGCatggagaggggtgggggggtttgGCTGGGTTTTAGGGTGTGCGTGAGCAGAGGTGttgcacacgtgtgtgtgtgcgcagaACAGGGTGTCCCTGCACCCCGCGGCTGCCTGTGTCCCCTCCTGGGTACCCCCCGGACCCCTCCGGCCCCCGCTGGGGGCTCAAGCCTGGGGCAAACTCTCCCCGGTCTCTCCCAGCACACACTTTGGGAGATGCAAAAATTCCCATCCCAACACATCGGAGCATGGCAGCGTGCTGGGATCCGGGTGTTTTGACTACAAAAAAAGTGCAACCCCCCCAGGTGTCCCGCCGTGGGGGGGTGCCCgcctgccccagcctccccccccgtccccggcaGCTCTGATTGCATCAGGCAGCCGCCCTGTCCCACCAAATCCCATTTTCGGGGCTTTTCTCCTCCTTATCTGAGGCCAGAACGAGCCCTCGGTGACTCACCCCTGTGGTGTGAAAATGGGCCGCTGATGCTATTAAATACCCCAAACCGGAGGGACGGGGACAAGGGACCGTTTGGGTTTGGACGGGGGGTTTTGGGTGCGGGGCAGGACAACGGCCAACGCTAACCCGGGATTTTGATGAGCCACCAAATGGCTCCTCTCCCatttccctccccagcccctgccgcTTCCTGAGGCTTCGCTCTAAATAAATCTTCCCCCTATTTGTTATTTACATCCTTCATTTACTCGTGATGAACTATCCTGTCTCCTTGGCCTTTGTTCCCACTTGGAAAGGATGCGGGATCATTACTGGGTTCCTTGGGAGGCTTCCcgtcggggcgggggggctgcgtTAACCTTCCCTCTTGCCACCACCTTATTTTGGAGCCAGCCCAGCCAGAGCCATCCCTCCTCGGGGACAGTCCTTTGTCTTAACGGAGTAAATAGAGGAGGCGGCCGGTGGGGGCTGTGGTTTGGATAAACCGCCCGGCACAGAGGGTTTGAGGCTGCGGTGGCTCTTTCACCCCAACTGAGGATTTTGGGGGGTTTCCCCACGGTCCTGGTTTGGTCTAAGAGCCGGGGGGGGATCGGGGTGTGGGGGTGGAAATGCTGCGTCGGGGACCACATCCCGAAGGGAAATTTGGGGGGGAGCGTGTTTACATTCAAGGTGCCTTCCAGGCTCACTTGCCCTGGAGCCATCCCTTGGTACTGCTCATCCGTCTGTCCATCTGTCAAtccatctgtctgtccatccatcaatccatccatccatcatccatcatccatccctccctctatccatctgtccatccttccctccctccagagctccctccctccttctctccctccctttccctatccctccatcccaccacgctcccttccctccctccctccggcCATCTTCCCTTCCACCCCTTCGTCTCTGAATCCCTCCCTCCGTCCTTCCATCCCTCcgtccctccatccctccatcccttgTCCCCTCCgtccctccacccctcccttcctccatgCCTCCATCCCTCCACCTCTCcgtccctgcatccctccatccctccacccctcccttcctccatgCCTCCATCCCTCCACCTCTCcgtccctccatccctccgtccctccatccctccgtccctccatccctcctccatctctctgtccctccatccctccatccctccatccctccatccctccatctctccGTCCCTcgtcccctccatccctcctgccaTCCCACCGCCAACCCCAAATAACCCAGCACTAAAGGGGGTGATGGGGGCGTCGTTTTTCGGTGGGGAGCCGGCGAAGGCAGTTTCCTCCCCGGCACGGTGTCCGGGCACGGAAATGGCTGCAGGGCGCCCTGCCAGCCGAGACGGGAGCCGCCGACTTTCTATCCGCCTCTTGGagatttccctttcccttccaggAGGGAAATGTTTAGCTGAGGAGTCTCTGGGGGAAATGCAGGGAcgctccagaaaaaaaacaaggccggagctgggagggggaaggggcagcGGGGGCCCGGACCACCCGTCGGAAGGAGATAAGGAAGGTGTTGCCTTCCTGCGGCAGCGCGGCGGAGGAAAGATGAGGAGGGAAGATAGAGGGGGGACAGCCGAGGACCACGGGACGGGGGGGATGGGGAGCGGGACCCTGCCGAATCCAGGAGCATCCTTGGAAAACCCTGGGAAGGCCGGGGAGCCCGAGGTGCACTCCCCCGGGGTGAATTTGGGGACCCCCAATCCCCAAAAAAGTGATGCTTTGGCTTGCTGCAGCCCGCCGTGGGTTCGAGCTCGGCCGGGGCCGGTGGGGCACGGCCAGACGTCCCCAAACCATGTGCCGCAGGGATGTGGcgctggaaaaaaaggaggttaTTCCGCCCAGGGACCTTTGGTTGGAGCTGAAAGTGCATGTGGGCCACGGCAGGGAGGCTCGGGGTGATGGATGAGCCAGCATGGCCGGCGGGGACCGGGATGGGgtcagggatggggacggggacggggacggggaccgggatggggacggggatggggacagggatggggatggggacagggatggggacagggttggggatggggacggggacggggaccggAGCCagctccccccggccccaggGAGCCTCCCAGCCCCGAGCTGCTTTTTCGAGCCACCAAACGGCCGAGCAGGAGGCTCAACCCCCCCCGCTGCATCCCGCCTGGGGGTGCCGAAATAAATCGGCGGTGTGCTAAGCCGGGCCGATGTTCCCGGGCGTCCCCTTTGAAGTGACCTTCTTGTTTACAGCCCGGCCCTGGGCTGCCTTCACACGTCCCACCCCAAAGCAAACGGAGGGGGGACCCCGCACCCCCGTGGGGAGGGGGGCCCAGCTCCAGTTTGCGCTGGGAAAACGTGGGTTTTGCCGAAGCCGCGCTCCCTCGCCACGCAGAGGAGCTTTCGACAGACCTCGCAGCTCAGAAATAGCCGGGAAAATAACTACGGGGAGAGAGCTGTCGGCTTTCGGGGAGGGCGACGGGGGGGTCATGTCAGGCGGACACTGCCCTGGTGTGGCCCCACCAAGCCCTGGGCGACCCACCCGAAATTTGGCCCCCGACACCCCTTGGGGGGCCGATTCTCCCTGTgttaggagaagaaaaagcttcagGTGGTTGTGGCAAGCGCTGGGGTTGGGGGGGCAGATAACGGGGGggttaaaagagagaaaattgggtgaaatggaaggagagagtttgtttttttcttctctcccacatTTCCAGGGGTTCAAGCACCTTCAGCTGGCCAAGGGGTGAAGGCTCGGGAAGAGCTGCGGCGTGGGACCCCCGAGGGTCCGGTCGTCCCCACTCCCTGTGTGACCCTCTGGGGTTGGGGAGGGGATGAGGGCGGAGGAAGGACGGAGAAAAGGGGTGGAAAAGATGGGTGGAGGGAAAATCTGGGAGGGGGGAATTTTGGGAAGGGAGGTGGGGGTGGAGCATgtggaaggatggatggatggaaggatggaagGATGTATgtatggatggatggatggatggatggatggaaggatggatggagggagggatggatggagggagggagggagggatggatggatggaagaATGGATGGATGTATGTaaagatggatggatggatggatggatggaaggatggatggatggacggagAGAGGTGTTGGGAGTGAGGGAGGTGCATGGATAGAGGGATGGGAGGGGTTGAGGGATGGATGAGAGactggatggatggatggatggatgaatggatggatggatggacagacaggtgttgggaaggaaggaaagttGGGTGCCTGgacggagggatggagggatgtcTGGAaggatggacagacagatggaaggctggagggatgggtgggtggatggaagGATTGAGGGATGGGTGGAGGGGTGGGTGGAAGGACATACGGACGGACGGCAGCTGGAGGGACGGGTGGGTGGACATCGGGATGGCGGGGTGACATTTGCGGTGGGCCGGCTGCAGCAGCATGGGAGGACACGAGGCGGGTGCTGGGGTGCACCgggcaccccacagccaccGCAGTGGGTGCTGCCAACACCCGGCGAGCGGGACGGTGCCGAGCAGGCTCGCCCTCTgacgcagggctgggggtgggcaacGGGGGCTGCCATCGTCCgacagccacccccagcccgctcccccggggccgcccgcgcTGGCCGGACACGGCACAGCTGCTGCCCGACCTCTCGGCTCCGGCAAGTTGAAATAGCCCCCACGTCCCCCCCTGCCCGCACggccctggggcaggagggggtcCTGGGGAGCGAGGTGACACGGAGGTGACCCGGCTGCCGGCAGCTGGGCCCCGCTGGGGCCGGGAGATGCTGCCGGAGGAATAACAGGAAGCGCCGGGAGGGGAAAAACACGGCTGATGCCTTCTGCAGGTTGTGGGCCACCGCCttccccggccccgcggccctACACACGCGTGGCCCCAGCGTGCACACGTCTCTGCCGCACACGCGTGTCCCTGCCGCACACGCGTGGCTCTGGCCCCGAGCCGGGCTGCGCTGATGCACTTTATTGTTGAGGTTCAGCTCTGAAAAAGTGCTCGCCGTTTTACAAAAGTCCGCGGTTATAAAATGTGCTCCGTACAAAGACCGGGGGGGATTCGGCTTTTCCCCCTTTGCCTTCCCCACCCACCCGCACCGGGTGTAGTGTggagaggggggaaagggggaaggatGGAAGGAGAATGGGGGGAAGGatggaagaggagaagggaagggaaggaagggaagggaagggaagggaagggaagggaagggaagggaagggaagggaagggaagggaaaggaaaggaaaggaaaggaaaggaaaggaaaggaaaggaaaggaaaggaaaggaaaggaaaggaaaggaaaggaaaggaaaggaaaggaaaggaaaggaaaggaaaggaaaggaaaggaaaggaaaggaaaggaaaggaaagggataAAGGGATAAAGGGACAGAGAAACAatcaaataaaaagacaaagagaaacaaaagagaaagaggaagagaaagaaagtaaaagaaaaagaaacggaaaaagaggatgaggaggagggtgaggcaaagggaagaagcagccaagaggagggcagggcagctgcctgcatgcCCCGGCGCTGCCCAGCTCGCTGCGGGACAGGAGGTGGTCGTGCCGTGGGGTCACCCACCGTGGGGCCTGGCACCCCGTGGCCCGGCACCGGCGCCTGCCAGGCACACGCTGGCAGAATCCGGCACCCAAAGGCgggtccctgccctccccgcaGCGGGACAGAGCGAAGCGCGAGGGCCAGGCcatttttgcttcagaaagagagaaaatgggtCTGGCTGGAGAGCCGAGCGCTGGGGAGGTGTGTTTGCTCTTCCTCCACTGTCCCCCCCGGAACGAGGCCAGGAACTGCTGGCGGAGGGACGCGTCTTGTCCTCGGTGTCCAGAGGGTGTTTGGGGGTGTGTCTCAGacttagcaaaaagaaaaaaaaaaaagaaaataaagagaaagagcCCAAGTGCCCCTTCCCGGCACACggcgctgggggctgctgccctccTGTGGGCGCGGGGCTTGGGGGGTGCAGCCACGATGGGGGTGCAACCTTGCCATGGGTGCAACCTCGCCGTGGGTGCAACCTTGCTGGGGGTCCCACCTCACCACGGGCGCAGCCCTGCCTCTCCGCAGGACAcccgcctcccccggctgggCACAGGACCCGGCGAGGGGCCCGGGGGCCTGAGCGAGGTCACGTCCCCACGGGGCCTTGCCACCGGCACGGCACCGGGGGTGACGCTGAGTTGTGCACCCAGTTGTGCACCCTCCACGATGCTACCGGGGTCCCAGCCCCGGGAGCTGCTCGGTGGTGGGAGTGGCATCACCAAGCCAGCACATCGTctcatttttccctgttttctcctttttttaaactgcaccCACATCTACACTCGACCTCCACGCTGGGGGTGACGgggtaagaaaataaaacaactcaCGGGCAGACCCTTCTTGGGAGGTGCCGAgcccc is a window encoding:
- the APLNR gene encoding apelin receptor, with protein sequence MEEATDAYAYGDNETECEYAEWGPSQALLPTIYLLVFLLGTAGNGLVLWTVFKGGRDRRRSADTFIANLAAADLTFVATLPLWAAYAWLGYHWPFGTAACKVSSYLVFVNMYASVFCLTGLSFDRYLAIVRPLATAKLRSRVSGLVATVALWALAALLALPALVLRRAAALGGDTKITCYMDYGGLAAPGTEGAWEVGLGLSSTALGFVAPFAVMLTCYFFIARTVASHFRRERAEGPRKRKRLLTIITVLVAAFGGCWLPFHLVKTLYVLMDLEVLPWSCGLHAFLNNLHPYCTCIAYVNSCLNPFLYAFFDPRFRHACAALLCCRTPGPGTERSASYSSGHSHPAGGKGGPVPGGKLDPATQETLFRA